The Desulfoscipio gibsoniae DSM 7213 genome contains a region encoding:
- a CDS encoding DUF3243 domain-containing protein, whose amino-acid sequence MELGVSWHQWKKIMHQAVNAAETVGISDEYIEGIACRMGDFLAEKVDPDNREQRLLNELWNEAREDEKKVLTRLIIRMVDKTDKML is encoded by the coding sequence GTGGAACTTGGGGTGTCGTGGCATCAGTGGAAAAAAATAATGCACCAGGCGGTTAATGCTGCTGAAACGGTGGGTATTTCAGATGAATACATTGAAGGCATAGCCTGCCGCATGGGTGATTTTTTAGCTGAAAAAGTTGACCCTGACAATCGGGAGCAGAGATTACTGAATGAGTTGTGGAACGAGGCTCGGGAGGATGAAAAAAAAGTACTGACCAGACTTATTATCAGGATGGTGGATAAAACGGATAAAATGTTGTAA
- a CDS encoding HD-GYP domain-containing protein, translating into MSDTQMIPQIELYKLLRALSLAMDYNRSGLMRHHQRVALICSYLAEEIQLDPDLLPQLFCSAIIHDAGTSTFKEKADLERFETINPWRHCKRGHQLLSKMPILKPLAKVILYHHDRWDGQNQSGLSGSSIPLPSRIIFLADRVDVLAYQTGNILDYRQEIVDQINEQSGTMFDPELVHVFNKVSSKESLWLDLTSQFMDSQLGRRLHTCPVITSEKEIIGVSKIFADIIDSKSPFTYRHSRLVAETASLLAGQAGFTGRQQKRMYIAGLLHDLGKLSIPEEILEKPGRLNKQEYNVIKHHTYITHQILSMIDGFEVINQWAAYHHEKLNGEGYPFHLTGADLSVGSRIMAVADIFSALVEDRPYRKGLPRHRVEEIMNHMVATKSIDGEIVHILMDNYREAEILKEGMPVNWAN; encoded by the coding sequence TTGAGTGATACACAGATGATACCGCAAATTGAACTATATAAGCTACTGCGCGCCCTATCGCTGGCCATGGATTACAACCGCTCTGGATTGATGCGCCACCACCAGCGAGTAGCTTTGATTTGTTCTTACCTGGCTGAAGAAATACAATTGGATCCTGACCTGCTACCCCAGTTATTCTGCAGTGCCATAATCCACGATGCCGGGACAAGCACTTTTAAGGAAAAGGCCGACCTGGAGCGATTTGAAACTATTAATCCCTGGCGACACTGCAAAAGGGGTCATCAATTGCTCAGCAAAATGCCTATACTGAAACCGCTAGCCAAAGTTATATTATACCACCACGACCGTTGGGACGGGCAAAACCAGTCAGGTCTGTCAGGCAGCTCCATTCCCCTGCCCAGCCGCATTATTTTTCTGGCTGACAGGGTAGATGTGCTGGCCTACCAGACCGGTAATATTTTGGATTACCGGCAGGAAATCGTGGATCAGATCAATGAACAGTCCGGCACCATGTTTGACCCGGAATTGGTACACGTGTTTAATAAGGTGTCAAGCAAGGAAAGTTTGTGGCTGGACCTTACTTCACAGTTTATGGATAGCCAATTGGGCCGTAGACTGCACACCTGCCCGGTGATTACCAGTGAGAAGGAAATCATCGGTGTCAGCAAGATTTTTGCAGATATAATTGACAGCAAAAGCCCCTTTACCTACCGACATTCCCGGCTGGTGGCCGAAACAGCATCATTGCTGGCAGGCCAGGCAGGTTTTACCGGCCGGCAGCAAAAAAGAATGTATATAGCAGGGCTGCTACATGACCTGGGTAAACTGAGTATACCCGAGGAAATACTGGAGAAACCCGGAAGGCTTAACAAGCAAGAATATAATGTGATTAAACATCACACTTATATCACCCACCAGATTTTAAGCATGATTGACGGCTTTGAAGTAATTAACCAGTGGGCTGCCTATCACCACGAAAAACTAAACGGAGAGGGCTACCCCTTTCACTTAACGGGCGCAGATTTGTCCGTGGGTTCCCGAATTATGGCCGTGGCCGATATTTTCAGCGCCCTGGTGGAAGATCGCCCCTACCGCAAGGGATTACCCAGACACCGGGTGGAAGAAATAATGAACCACATGGTAGCAACAAAAAGCATTGACGGGGAAATAGTTCATATTTTGATGGATAATTACCGGGAGGCGGAAATTTTAAAAGAAGGAATGCCGGTGAATTGGGCAAATTAG
- a CDS encoding SCP2 sterol-binding domain-containing protein has protein sequence MSLQELMTGLQTKLDADPSKMAGITATYQFKMSGDGGGDYHVVITDGEARLNRGVADNPSITISMDAADFKDLVAGKIDAMSAFITRKLKIDGDISLAMRLHALLG, from the coding sequence ATGAGTTTACAAGAATTGATGACGGGATTACAGACCAAACTGGATGCCGACCCGTCTAAAATGGCCGGTATAACGGCAACTTACCAGTTCAAGATGTCAGGTGACGGCGGTGGTGATTACCATGTTGTTATCACTGATGGTGAAGCCCGGCTTAACCGGGGTGTGGCGGATAATCCCAGTATCACTATTTCCATGGATGCTGCTGATTTTAAAGACCTGGTAGCCGGTAAAATAGACGCCATGAGTGCTTTTATAACCCGCAAATTAAAAATAGACGGTGACATATCCCTGGCCATGCGTTTACATGCACTGCTGGGTTAG
- a CDS encoding metal-dependent hydrolase, with the protein MSHSIKWLGHAACQITTSSGCVILIDPWITGNPSCPVKKEEIGKVDVILVTHDHSDHMGSDIPDLVKDTGATVIAQPELAGALQEAGVSAENIIYGMGMNIGGQVEVAGVKVVMTQAFHSGTAGEAVGYIVILEDGKTVYHAGDTGIFASMELLAKIYNIDLALLPIGSVFVMDPLQAAYSLTLLKPGKVVPIHYKTFPILVQDAGEFVKLAGEKAPEVQVAVLQPGEEVLL; encoded by the coding sequence ATGTCCCATAGTATCAAATGGCTGGGACACGCTGCGTGTCAAATTACCACTTCCAGCGGATGCGTGATTTTAATTGACCCCTGGATTACGGGTAACCCCAGTTGCCCGGTCAAGAAGGAAGAGATCGGCAAAGTAGATGTTATTCTAGTGACCCATGACCATTCTGACCATATGGGCTCGGATATACCGGATCTAGTAAAGGATACAGGTGCCACGGTAATTGCCCAGCCCGAACTGGCGGGTGCTTTACAAGAGGCCGGGGTCAGCGCCGAAAATATTATTTACGGCATGGGGATGAACATAGGTGGCCAGGTGGAAGTGGCGGGCGTTAAAGTTGTTATGACCCAGGCTTTTCATTCCGGCACGGCGGGTGAAGCTGTCGGCTATATAGTAATTTTAGAGGACGGTAAAACGGTTTACCACGCCGGTGACACAGGCATTTTTGCCAGCATGGAATTGTTGGCAAAAATCTATAACATCGACCTGGCCCTACTGCCTATCGGAAGCGTATTTGTCATGGACCCGCTGCAGGCCGCTTACAGCCTGACATTGCTCAAACCTGGCAAGGTTGTACCCATTCACTATAAAACTTTCCCCATTTTGGTTCAGGACGCCGGTGAGTTTGTCAAACTGGCCGGGGAAAAAGCTCCCGAGGTGCAAGTGGCGGTTTTACAACCGGGGGAAGAAGTGCTCCTGTAA
- a CDS encoding CaiB/BaiF CoA transferase family protein — translation MLKGIRVLDLSRLLPGPYATMLLGDLGAEVIKVEEPGAGDYMRQFMPQVDGISVFFLTVNRNKKSITLNLKKERGKEIFRALAKDADVIIEGFRPGVMKTLGLDYEAVRQINPGIVYCSLSGYGQDGSYKNLAGHDINYLSVSGVLGITGVRDAQPVVPGIQMADFTGGMFAVIGILSALWQRQREGRGAYLDLSMTDGLFSIMSIHLANLMATGTPATRGDMMLCGALTCYNVYRTKDNGYVALGALEAKFWQNFCRALDREDLSSGHLSRAVDDDPVYREVKNIFLSRTKAQWREFGEKVDCCLTPVDTAGAVLEGEYARQRGLIIDVPHPGGGTLRQVRHPLVFPGEPGRKPLRPPTLGEHNAALYGELGLNDEELELLKQQGVI, via the coding sequence ATGCTTAAAGGTATTCGTGTGTTGGATTTGTCCCGGCTGCTGCCGGGGCCTTATGCTACCATGCTGCTGGGTGACCTGGGCGCGGAGGTAATTAAGGTTGAAGAGCCGGGTGCGGGTGATTACATGCGCCAATTTATGCCCCAGGTGGACGGAATCAGTGTTTTTTTTCTGACCGTAAACCGTAATAAAAAAAGTATTACTTTAAACCTGAAAAAGGAGCGGGGCAAGGAGATTTTCAGGGCGCTGGCCAAAGATGCCGATGTCATTATTGAAGGCTTTCGCCCGGGTGTGATGAAGACACTGGGTTTGGATTATGAAGCTGTGCGGCAGATTAACCCCGGTATAGTATATTGTTCCCTTTCGGGCTATGGCCAGGACGGTTCCTACAAGAACCTGGCCGGCCATGATATCAACTATCTGTCGGTCAGCGGTGTGCTGGGTATCACCGGGGTCAGGGATGCCCAGCCCGTAGTTCCGGGGATACAGATGGCCGACTTTACCGGTGGTATGTTTGCCGTAATCGGTATTTTGTCTGCACTATGGCAAAGGCAGCGAGAGGGCCGGGGCGCTTACCTGGATTTGTCCATGACCGACGGGTTGTTTTCTATAATGTCTATTCACCTGGCCAATTTAATGGCCACCGGGACACCGGCAACTCGGGGGGATATGATGCTGTGCGGTGCACTGACCTGTTACAATGTTTACCGGACAAAGGATAACGGCTATGTGGCGCTGGGTGCGTTGGAGGCCAAGTTCTGGCAAAATTTCTGCCGCGCCCTGGACCGGGAAGACCTGTCCTCCGGCCACCTTTCCCGGGCCGTGGATGATGACCCCGTATACCGGGAGGTAAAAAACATTTTTCTTTCCCGTACCAAAGCCCAGTGGCGGGAGTTCGGTGAAAAGGTGGACTGTTGTCTGACACCGGTGGATACCGCGGGAGCCGTGCTGGAGGGTGAGTATGCCCGCCAGCGGGGGTTAATCATTGATGTGCCCCATCCCGGCGGGGGTACACTGCGCCAGGTGCGTCATCCCCTGGTGTTCCCGGGTGAGCCGGGCCGAAAGCCATTACGCCCGCCCACTCTGGGTGAGCATAACGCCGCGCTGTACGGCGAACTGGGACTCAATGACGAGGAGCTGGAATTATTAAAACAGCAAGGGGTTATTTAG
- a CDS encoding UvrD-helicase domain-containing protein, with translation MTERWTPEQLNAITCRDSRLLVAAAAGAGKTAVLVERIIRRITDPANPVDVDRLLVVTFTNAAAAEMRERIGLAINRALESDPGSGLLRRQLALLQRASISTMHSFCLELIRQHFYRLELDPVFRVADDAESALLQLDVLEAVFESRYAAGDQHFLALADCYGGHQDDTGLQELVLELYKFSRSTPWPGQWLRRLPDWFNLPENAVVDDLPWFNILKESIKNELAGVRGMLEQAGQLARRPGGPGPYQATLQEDLLLVDDLIKASSISWDKLHRQFSATVFSKLASCKKNVADENLKKTAQKLRNAAKERVQKMRGRYFNRPAAQLLIELRQMVPLLGALAGLVEQFAGHYRQVKLDRGVVDFSDLEHYALQILQDMHGAAGNGVDSATGGGGVLCPSAVALELQERFAEVLVDEYQDINAVQETILNLVSGAEGHAGSGLFMVGDVKQSIYRFRLAEPGLFMDKYHRYAAGDGGRLINLARNFRSRRGVVNAVNFIFGQIMSPAVGEMTYDTQAELIYGAGYPPRPGVVDDHCAQPGCLCEATTDGDPACGVKGPGQPGETVELHLIETEQEQDIAAEDEDFSASGDGEDVPGADSEEDLDALRMEAGTVAQRITQMVEEGWRVYDREQNGYRTLNYRDVVVLLRATTGRANVFLEEFGKLGIPAYAELNTGYFEATEVETILALLKIIDNPRQDVPLAAVLRSPLVGLKSEDLAQIRLCGGPGDFYDAVVLSTLEGPKALIEPLVRFLQQLERWRTMARRGSLAELLWTLYRETGYYDFVGGLPGGGQRQANLRALYHRARQYESTAYRGLFRFMRFIQRIRDNSGDMGAARALGENENVVRIMSIHKSKGLEFPVVIVAGLGKRFNLRDLNKGVLMHRKLGLGPQLVDAEKRIAYPTVAKLAVRDKLRAEALAEEMRVLYVAMTRAREKLILVGAVRGLRDSSTRWCAAAHRPQLQLPPWLTAGARHYLDWLCPALARHHDGAPLRALSGIIDEAQLSLDHSGLAQGGEPAQLAFGGDPSRWRVFVWDSHARQRKADAPPTVDHMEHVRRLEPVPGDGPLVEQVKARLNWRYPHQHWQGLAARATVTGLKGTLLHGEMVPGVQQQNRDFQSSLSARPLFVQKSTGLTAAERGQALHLVMQLLDLRGKLDIIGISEQIAAMVEQEKLSRAQASVVLPEAVACFWGSPLGQRILKSNRVYRELPFTLALPVQQVYPQVVGNAGSDETVLVQGIIDCLADEGAGLLLVDYKTDRYTRATLMQKALRYGSQLELYIRAAEIITGRRVTAAYLYMFYGGDVLAYAKGQVHETSG, from the coding sequence ATGACTGAAAGATGGACTCCTGAACAGCTCAATGCCATTACCTGCCGGGATAGCCGGCTGTTGGTGGCGGCAGCGGCGGGGGCCGGTAAAACTGCTGTGCTGGTGGAGCGCATTATCAGGCGAATTACAGACCCCGCGAATCCGGTGGATGTGGACAGGCTGCTGGTGGTTACCTTTACCAATGCGGCGGCCGCAGAAATGCGGGAACGCATTGGCCTGGCCATTAACCGGGCATTGGAAAGCGACCCGGGTTCGGGGCTGTTGCGCCGCCAGTTGGCATTATTACAGCGGGCCAGCATTAGCACCATGCACTCCTTTTGCCTGGAGTTAATCCGGCAGCACTTTTATCGTTTGGAACTGGACCCTGTATTTCGGGTGGCCGATGATGCCGAATCCGCTTTGCTGCAGCTGGACGTGCTTGAGGCTGTTTTTGAAAGCCGGTATGCTGCAGGGGACCAGCATTTTCTGGCGCTGGCGGACTGCTATGGCGGGCACCAGGATGACACGGGACTGCAAGAGCTGGTGCTGGAGTTATACAAGTTTTCACGGAGCACCCCTTGGCCCGGACAATGGTTGCGCCGGTTGCCGGATTGGTTTAACCTTCCCGAAAATGCTGTGGTTGACGACCTGCCATGGTTTAACATATTAAAAGAGAGCATCAAAAATGAATTGGCCGGCGTACGGGGCATGTTGGAACAAGCCGGTCAATTGGCCCGCCGCCCTGGGGGACCAGGTCCCTATCAGGCTACTCTGCAGGAGGATCTACTGCTGGTGGATGATTTAATTAAAGCCTCTTCCATTAGCTGGGATAAACTGCACCGGCAGTTTAGCGCCACAGTATTCAGTAAACTGGCCAGTTGTAAAAAGAATGTGGCCGATGAAAATTTAAAAAAAACGGCCCAGAAGCTGCGCAATGCTGCCAAAGAGCGGGTGCAAAAAATGCGGGGCCGTTATTTTAATCGTCCTGCTGCACAGCTGCTGATTGAATTGCGGCAAATGGTACCTCTGCTGGGGGCACTGGCCGGACTGGTGGAACAGTTCGCCGGGCATTATCGACAGGTCAAACTAGATCGCGGGGTGGTGGATTTTAGCGATCTGGAACATTATGCACTGCAGATTTTGCAAGACATGCATGGTGCCGCCGGTAATGGTGTTGACAGCGCTACCGGTGGTGGCGGTGTGCTGTGCCCCTCCGCCGTAGCCCTGGAACTGCAGGAACGTTTTGCCGAGGTGCTGGTGGACGAATACCAGGATATCAATGCTGTGCAGGAAACAATTTTAAACCTGGTGTCCGGTGCTGAAGGGCATGCAGGATCCGGCCTGTTTATGGTGGGCGATGTTAAACAAAGTATTTACCGGTTTCGTCTGGCCGAGCCCGGATTGTTCATGGACAAATATCATCGGTATGCCGCTGGTGACGGTGGCAGGTTAATCAACCTGGCCCGCAACTTCCGCAGCCGCCGGGGAGTGGTAAACGCGGTTAATTTTATATTTGGCCAGATTATGAGTCCTGCAGTAGGCGAAATGACTTACGATACCCAAGCAGAATTGATCTACGGGGCCGGCTATCCGCCCCGACCGGGTGTGGTGGATGATCATTGCGCTCAGCCGGGGTGCCTGTGCGAAGCAACAACCGATGGTGACCCGGCCTGCGGGGTGAAAGGACCGGGGCAACCGGGGGAAACGGTGGAGCTGCATTTAATTGAAACAGAGCAGGAGCAGGATATAGCCGCTGAAGATGAAGATTTTTCCGCTTCCGGTGACGGTGAAGATGTCCCTGGTGCTGATTCCGAGGAGGACCTGGATGCCCTTCGGATGGAGGCGGGCACAGTGGCTCAGCGGATCACTCAAATGGTGGAGGAGGGCTGGCGGGTATATGACCGGGAGCAAAATGGGTACCGGACACTAAACTACCGGGATGTTGTGGTGCTGTTAAGGGCCACAACCGGGCGGGCCAATGTCTTCCTGGAGGAATTTGGCAAGCTGGGTATACCTGCCTATGCAGAGCTTAATACGGGATATTTCGAGGCCACCGAGGTAGAAACCATTTTGGCCCTGCTGAAAATTATTGATAACCCGCGCCAGGATGTACCGCTGGCGGCGGTGCTGCGGTCGCCCCTCGTGGGTTTAAAATCGGAGGATTTGGCCCAAATCAGACTGTGCGGTGGGCCGGGTGATTTTTATGACGCAGTAGTGCTGAGCACTTTGGAAGGGCCGAAGGCGCTGATCGAACCACTGGTGCGGTTTCTCCAACAATTGGAGCGCTGGCGCACCATGGCCCGCCGGGGCAGCCTTGCCGAGCTGTTATGGACACTGTACCGGGAAACGGGTTACTATGATTTTGTGGGCGGCCTGCCAGGGGGTGGCCAGCGCCAGGCCAACCTGCGGGCGCTGTATCACCGTGCCCGGCAGTACGAATCCACCGCTTACCGGGGTTTATTCCGTTTTATGCGTTTTATTCAGCGTATCAGGGATAATAGCGGTGATATGGGGGCGGCCCGTGCCCTGGGCGAAAATGAAAATGTTGTGCGCATCATGAGCATCCATAAAAGCAAGGGACTGGAATTTCCCGTGGTGATTGTGGCCGGGCTGGGCAAAAGGTTTAACCTTAGGGATTTAAACAAAGGCGTGCTGATGCATCGCAAACTGGGGCTGGGCCCCCAGTTGGTGGATGCTGAGAAACGCATTGCCTACCCCACGGTGGCTAAGCTCGCAGTGCGGGACAAGCTGCGGGCCGAGGCGCTGGCTGAAGAAATGCGGGTGCTTTATGTGGCTATGACCAGGGCCCGGGAAAAATTAATCCTGGTGGGTGCAGTGCGCGGGCTGCGGGATTCCTCCACCCGTTGGTGCGCTGCAGCACACAGGCCACAGCTGCAACTGCCGCCCTGGCTGACCGCCGGTGCCAGGCATTACCTGGACTGGCTGTGTCCGGCCCTGGCCAGGCACCACGATGGTGCGCCGCTGCGGGCACTCTCCGGTATCATAGATGAGGCTCAGTTGTCTCTGGATCACTCCGGCTTGGCACAGGGGGGGGAACCTGCGCAACTGGCTTTTGGGGGTGACCCTTCGCGCTGGCGCGTGTTTGTCTGGGACAGTCATGCCCGGCAGCGGAAAGCTGATGCGCCACCTACTGTTGACCATATGGAGCATGTGCGCCGGCTTGAGCCCGTGCCAGGGGACGGTCCATTGGTAGAGCAGGTTAAAGCCCGTCTGAACTGGCGCTACCCGCATCAACACTGGCAGGGTCTAGCAGCCCGGGCTACTGTAACCGGTTTAAAGGGGACGCTGCTGCACGGTGAAATGGTCCCCGGTGTACAACAGCAGAACCGGGACTTCCAGAGCAGTTTGTCCGCCAGGCCGCTATTTGTGCAAAAAAGTACCGGGCTTACTGCAGCCGAGCGGGGACAGGCACTACACTTGGTGATGCAGCTGCTGGATCTGAGGGGAAAATTGGATATAATAGGTATCAGCGAACAAATAGCTGCCATGGTGGAGCAAGAAAAGCTAAGCCGGGCCCAGGCCTCGGTGGTGTTACCTGAGGCAGTGGCCTGCTTTTGGGGTAGTCCCCTGGGACAAAGGATACTGAAAAGCAACCGGGTTTACCGGGAGCTTCCCTTTACTTTAGCCCTGCCTGTACAGCAGGTTTACCCGCAGGTAGTGGGAAACGCCGGTAGCGATGAAACCGTGCTGGTGCAGGGGATTATCGACTGCCTGGCTGATGAAGGGGCGGGCCTGCTGCTGGTGGACTACAAAACCGACCGCTATACCCGCGCTACGTTGATGCAAAAGGCCTTGCGCTATGGGAGTCAGCTCGAACTTTACATAAGGGCGGCGGAAATTATCACCGGCCGCCGGGTAACTGCCGCATACTTGTATATGTTTTATGGTGGCGATGTATTAGCGTACGCGAAAGGGCAAGTACATGAGACCAGTGGGTAA